A window from Glaciimonas sp. PCH181 encodes these proteins:
- a CDS encoding glycerophosphodiester phosphodiesterase family protein: protein MKRPFIATATLIAAALFIAGCASNDGNLQAAGHFKTLDGNRPLIVGHRGLPGLYPEEVIAGYKAAIAAGTDALELDLQSSSDGVLFACHNVFLSDTTDVANHPEFASRRKSRMVDGVATGPEWYISDFTAAELKTLRVKQPIAVRSKQYDGQFQMATFQEIIDLAKQTMAAEPQRKLYVYPETKNPLYQRELGLPLEAKLLEMLNNEGWNTPDSPVFVQSFEPVSLKLMRKMGLKTKVVQLIDGDGTDFKTGVMTYGSPDTAKPYSWLKANDPRTFAAMVTPAGLAEIRTYADGIGPWKLYILPPQGVDAAGNAVKTLDQASNMAPTNLVADAHKLGLFVHPFTFRDEGTRLTKTYHGDPKAEYKAYFDLGTDGVFTDFSTTGRVALDEWLAVNK from the coding sequence ATGAAACGCCCATTCATCGCAACCGCCACACTTATCGCTGCCGCACTTTTTATCGCTGGCTGTGCCAGCAACGACGGCAATTTACAAGCAGCTGGCCACTTTAAAACGCTGGATGGCAATCGGCCATTGATCGTCGGGCATCGCGGTTTGCCGGGCCTTTATCCTGAAGAAGTTATCGCCGGTTATAAAGCTGCGATAGCGGCAGGCACAGATGCGCTTGAGCTGGATTTGCAATCGTCTAGCGATGGGGTGTTATTTGCCTGTCATAACGTATTTTTGAGCGACACAACGGACGTTGCGAATCATCCTGAATTTGCTTCACGCAGAAAATCGCGCATGGTAGATGGCGTGGCGACTGGGCCAGAATGGTATATCAGTGATTTCACTGCCGCAGAACTCAAAACATTGCGGGTTAAACAACCGATTGCTGTACGCAGCAAGCAGTATGATGGTCAATTCCAGATGGCGACGTTTCAGGAAATTATTGATTTGGCCAAGCAAACTATGGCTGCTGAGCCGCAGCGCAAACTGTATGTTTATCCAGAAACCAAGAACCCGCTTTATCAGCGTGAGTTAGGTTTGCCGCTGGAGGCGAAGTTGCTGGAGATGCTGAACAACGAAGGTTGGAATACACCCGATTCGCCAGTGTTTGTGCAGTCGTTTGAGCCGGTTAGTCTGAAGCTGATGCGCAAGATGGGATTGAAAACTAAAGTTGTGCAGTTGATCGATGGCGATGGGACTGATTTTAAAACGGGCGTGATGACGTATGGTTCACCGGATACGGCTAAGCCATATTCATGGTTGAAGGCGAATGATCCACGCACGTTTGCGGCGATGGTGACGCCAGCGGGATTGGCTGAAATCCGGACGTATGCTGATGGGATTGGCCCATGGAAGTTGTATATTTTGCCGCCGCAAGGGGTGGATGCTGCTGGGAACGCGGTGAAGACGCTGGATCAGGCGTCGAATATGGCGCCTACTAATTTGGTTGCTGATGCACATAAATTAGGGTTGTTTGTGCATCCGTTCACGTTTCGGGATGAGGGAACACGGTTGACTAAGACTTATCATGGTGATCCTAAGGCAGAATATAAGGCTTATTTTGATTTAGGGACGGACGGCGTTTTTACGGATTTTTCTACTACCGGGCGGGTTGCTTTGGATGAGTGGTTGGCTGTGAATAAGTGA
- the gorA gene encoding glutathione-disulfide reductase encodes MSFDVDLFVIGAGSGGVRAARFAAGFGARVAVAESRYLGGTCVNVGCVPKKLLVYGAHFSEDFEQASGFGWTTSKPTFDWTTLIANKDREIHRLNDVYRKLLVNSGVALHEGHARIIDAHTVEINGQRLRAANILIATGGWPHVPDIPGKELAITSNEAFFLKQLPRRVLVVGGGYIAVEFASIFHGLGADTTLVYRGELILRDFDRSVRQHLHEELLKKGLKLEYNADIARIDKQDDGSLAVTLKDGRVLATDCVFYATGRRPMLDNLGLENTAVALDEKGFIKVDDNYQTTEPSILALGDVIGRVQLTPVALAEGMAVARRLFRPEEYRPVDYNTIPTAVFSLPNIGTVGVSEEAARKAGHNVTIFESRFRPMKLSFSESDEKTLMKLVVDADTDKVLGCHMVGPEAGEIIQGIAVALKAGATKRVFDDTIGIHPTSAEEFVTLRTPVPLR; translated from the coding sequence ATGTCTTTTGATGTCGATTTATTCGTCATTGGCGCCGGTTCCGGCGGTGTGCGCGCTGCGCGCTTTGCAGCTGGTTTTGGTGCGCGTGTCGCGGTCGCCGAGAGCCGCTATTTGGGCGGCACCTGTGTCAATGTCGGCTGCGTGCCTAAAAAGTTGCTGGTGTATGGCGCGCACTTTAGCGAAGATTTTGAGCAGGCCAGCGGCTTTGGCTGGACCACATCCAAGCCGACGTTTGACTGGACCACGCTGATCGCCAATAAAGACCGCGAAATTCATCGGCTAAATGACGTCTATCGCAAGCTACTGGTCAATAGTGGCGTCGCGCTGCACGAAGGCCACGCCCGGATAATTGACGCGCATACCGTAGAAATTAACGGTCAGCGCCTGCGTGCCGCGAATATTCTGATCGCCACTGGCGGCTGGCCGCATGTGCCGGATATTCCCGGCAAAGAGTTAGCGATTACGTCGAATGAGGCATTTTTTCTGAAGCAGTTGCCGCGCCGCGTGTTGGTCGTTGGCGGCGGTTATATTGCGGTCGAATTCGCATCAATTTTTCATGGACTCGGCGCCGATACAACGCTGGTCTATCGCGGCGAATTGATACTGCGCGACTTTGACCGTAGCGTGCGACAACATTTGCATGAGGAATTGCTGAAAAAAGGCCTGAAGCTGGAATACAACGCCGACATCGCCCGCATCGACAAACAGGACGACGGTAGCCTTGCGGTGACCTTAAAAGACGGTCGCGTGCTCGCAACCGATTGCGTGTTTTATGCCACTGGCCGCCGTCCGATGCTGGACAATCTTGGGCTGGAAAACACCGCCGTGGCATTGGACGAAAAAGGTTTTATCAAGGTCGATGACAATTATCAAACTACTGAACCGTCGATACTGGCGCTGGGCGATGTGATCGGTCGCGTGCAATTAACGCCGGTGGCATTAGCCGAAGGCATGGCGGTGGCGCGGCGCTTATTCCGCCCCGAGGAATATCGTCCGGTCGATTACAACACTATTCCGACGGCGGTATTTAGCCTGCCCAACATCGGCACGGTCGGGGTGAGCGAAGAAGCAGCGCGCAAAGCGGGACATAACGTGACCATCTTTGAAAGCCGATTCCGCCCGATGAAGCTGAGTTTTAGCGAATCTGACGAGAAAACCTTGATGAAATTGGTGGTGGACGCCGATACCGATAAAGTATTGGGCTGCCACATGGTCGGGCCGGAGGCGGGCGAGATCATTCAGGGGATTGCTGTGGCGTTGAAAGCCGGAGCGACTAAACGCGTGTTTGACGACACCATCGGGATTCATCCGACCTCGGCGGAGGAGTTCGTCACGTTACGCACGCCGGTACCACTCCGATAA
- a CDS encoding AraC family transcriptional regulator, protein MDRLSPLFARFAPSAQVFHTGALCGSTDAALLDGSGHIHLISSGRLTVLRPHFEPITIEKPSVLFFPRPSVHRLQADEHDKAEMVCANIKFGGGPENPVIKALPEVMVVPLASVPGLQPMLALLFAEAFSDNCGRQAAVDRLTEYFMILLLRHAMNTKLVVGGILAGLGDQRLAKAITAMHERPEQSWSLEQLAESAGMSRARFAVHFRETVGMTPLDYLTDWRVGVAQVMLKGGQSLKLVAPAVGYLSPTAFTRVFSQRIGASPTEWLAQHVMA, encoded by the coding sequence ATGGATAGATTGTCGCCGTTGTTTGCACGCTTTGCCCCCTCTGCGCAGGTGTTTCATACCGGTGCTTTATGCGGCAGTACCGACGCTGCGTTGTTGGATGGCAGTGGACATATACATTTAATTAGCAGTGGTCGCCTGACGGTTTTACGGCCACATTTCGAGCCAATTACGATAGAGAAACCGTCGGTATTGTTTTTCCCACGGCCTAGCGTGCATCGTTTGCAAGCGGATGAGCACGATAAGGCCGAAATGGTGTGCGCCAACATCAAGTTCGGCGGCGGTCCGGAAAATCCGGTCATAAAAGCGTTGCCCGAAGTAATGGTGGTGCCGCTGGCGTCAGTGCCGGGTTTACAGCCAATGCTGGCGTTGCTGTTTGCCGAGGCATTTTCTGATAATTGCGGGCGGCAGGCAGCGGTTGATCGCTTGACCGAATACTTCATGATTCTGTTGTTGCGTCACGCCATGAATACTAAATTGGTGGTCGGCGGGATCTTGGCAGGGCTAGGCGATCAGCGTCTGGCAAAGGCGATTACTGCGATGCACGAGCGGCCAGAGCAAAGCTGGTCGTTAGAGCAATTGGCCGAGTCCGCGGGCATGTCCAGAGCGCGTTTTGCAGTGCATTTCCGTGAAACTGTCGGGATGACGCCGCTGGATTATCTGACCGACTGGCGCGTCGGCGTCGCGCAGGTAATGTTGAAGGGTGGTCAATCGCTGAAGCTGGTGGCACCGGCAGTTGGCTATCTCAGTCCAACCGCTTTTACGCGGGTGTTCAGTCAGCGGATTGGCGCTTCGCCGACGGAATGGCTGGCGCAACATGTGATGGCTTGA
- a CDS encoding carboxymuconolactone decarboxylase family protein encodes MSRIPALTLAQVDPATAITLTAVKSKLGRIPNAIATLAQAPAALNSYLAMSEALSKGRLSARQTQIIALAVGQANSCQYCLSAHTLMGKAAGLSGEEILAARAGHATAAADDALAAFAVKVVEQRGVLSNEEVDAARAAGLDDGLIIETIASVVFNILTNYTNHIAATDVDFPAVATAL; translated from the coding sequence ATGTCCCGCATCCCCGCTTTGACCCTCGCCCAAGTTGACCCCGCCACCGCGATCACATTGACGGCAGTGAAAAGCAAACTTGGCAGAATTCCCAACGCCATCGCCACATTAGCGCAAGCACCGGCCGCACTCAACAGTTATCTGGCGATGTCCGAGGCGCTTAGCAAAGGTCGCTTGAGCGCACGTCAAACCCAAATCATTGCCCTGGCAGTGGGTCAGGCAAATAGTTGTCAGTACTGCTTGTCGGCCCACACGTTAATGGGCAAAGCAGCCGGTTTAAGCGGCGAAGAAATTTTGGCGGCGCGCGCCGGACACGCGACCGCAGCGGCGGATGATGCGCTGGCTGCGTTTGCAGTGAAAGTCGTAGAACAACGCGGCGTGCTGAGTAATGAAGAGGTCGATGCGGCCCGTGCAGCAGGTCTGGACGACGGTCTGATTATCGAAACCATCGCTAGCGTGGTCTTTAATATTCTGACCAATTACACCAACCATATTGCGGCTACCGACGTTGATTTCCCGGCCGTCGCCACCGCACTTTAA
- a CDS encoding barstar family protein, whose product MPIVRLDGSTLTDWDAFHTASHAAFGFPDFYGRNMSAWIDCLSYLRDEDGMSKFRLKPDEMLTIEVLNSATLRQQAPEIIEELTFCVSAINERYDDYGEKPALLLQLR is encoded by the coding sequence ATGCCCATAGTCCGCCTAGACGGCAGCACCCTGACCGATTGGGATGCTTTTCATACTGCGTCCCACGCAGCATTTGGTTTTCCCGACTTTTATGGCCGCAACATGAGCGCCTGGATTGATTGTCTGAGCTATCTGCGCGATGAAGACGGGATGAGTAAATTTCGTTTGAAGCCAGACGAAATGTTGACTATTGAAGTGTTGAATAGCGCGACATTGCGCCAGCAAGCACCGGAAATCATTGAGGAACTGACATTTTGTGTCAGTGCCATCAATGAGCGTTATGACGACTATGGCGAGAAACCGGCGTTGCTATTGCAATTGCGCTGA
- the ggt gene encoding gamma-glutamyltransferase has protein sequence MVVTSQHLASQVGVDILKMGGNAIDAAVAVGYAQAVVNPCCGNIGGGGFMTIHLADGRDTFINFREKAPAAASPNMYLDADGKVIGDASLYGYLAVGVPGTVLGLDTAQRKYGKLTRAQVMQPAIKLARDGFILNRGDTDILDTTIKYFKKDPEASRIFLRRDGSPLQPGDRLVQKDLAKTLEAISRRGPDAFYKGAIPEAVERASKMGKGIITAADFADYKITETAPVTCDYRGYVFVSAPPPSSGGATMCQILNTLEGYDMKALGFHSAASIHVMTEAMRHAYMDRNTFLGDPEFVKNPLDRLLSKTYAASIREKISAEKATPSDQVQPGMAPHEKPETTHYSIVDKLGNAVSTTYTINGRFGAVVIAPGTGFFLNDEMDDFTVKIGVKNLYGLVQGATNSIAPGKRPLSSMSPTLITKDGKTFMVVGSPGGSRIITITLETALNVIDHGMGPQEAVDAPRIHHQWLPDEVYYETRGISPDTLKILRDNGYKMTEQTPWGAAELIMIGLPGAAGVSAASSGNDAGVSGKVLPGYFYGANDGRRPAGSAAGY, from the coding sequence ATGGTCGTTACATCCCAGCATCTGGCGTCTCAAGTCGGTGTAGATATCCTGAAAATGGGCGGCAATGCAATCGACGCAGCAGTCGCAGTCGGCTACGCGCAAGCAGTTGTCAATCCATGTTGCGGCAACATTGGCGGCGGTGGTTTCATGACCATCCATCTGGCCGATGGACGTGACACTTTTATCAATTTCCGTGAAAAAGCCCCTGCTGCAGCCAGCCCAAATATGTATCTGGATGCTGACGGCAAAGTCATCGGCGACGCCAGCCTGTACGGCTATTTGGCAGTCGGCGTACCGGGCACAGTGCTTGGACTCGACACAGCGCAACGCAAATACGGCAAGTTGACGCGCGCCCAAGTCATGCAACCGGCGATCAAGCTGGCGCGTGATGGTTTCATCCTCAATCGCGGCGATACCGACATTCTCGACACCACGATCAAATACTTCAAAAAAGATCCGGAAGCCAGCCGCATTTTCTTGCGTCGCGATGGTTCACCATTGCAGCCGGGCGACCGTCTGGTGCAAAAAGATCTGGCTAAAACGCTGGAAGCTATTTCCCGCCGCGGCCCTGATGCTTTCTATAAAGGTGCGATTCCTGAAGCCGTCGAACGTGCTTCAAAAATGGGCAAAGGGATTATTACTGCCGCCGATTTCGCTGACTATAAAATCACCGAAACTGCGCCTGTAACCTGCGATTATCGTGGTTATGTGTTTGTGTCGGCACCGCCGCCAAGTTCGGGTGGCGCGACTATGTGTCAAATCCTCAACACGCTTGAAGGCTATGACATGAAGGCGCTGGGCTTCCACTCGGCCGCATCGATCCACGTGATGACCGAAGCAATGCGTCATGCTTATATGGACCGGAATACGTTTTTGGGCGATCCTGAATTCGTAAAAAATCCGCTTGATCGTCTGCTGAGTAAGACTTACGCAGCATCTATCCGCGAGAAAATCAGTGCAGAAAAAGCCACACCGTCCGATCAAGTTCAGCCGGGCATGGCACCGCATGAAAAACCAGAAACCACGCATTATTCGATCGTCGATAAGCTGGGCAATGCTGTTTCCACCACTTACACAATCAACGGTCGCTTCGGCGCGGTTGTAATTGCACCGGGCACAGGCTTTTTCCTTAACGATGAGATGGATGACTTTACCGTCAAAATCGGCGTGAAAAATCTGTATGGCTTGGTACAAGGCGCGACGAACTCGATCGCACCTGGCAAACGTCCGCTGTCATCGATGTCACCAACCTTGATTACTAAAGATGGCAAAACGTTCATGGTGGTAGGTTCACCGGGCGGTTCGCGCATTATTACTATCACGCTGGAAACTGCGTTGAATGTGATCGACCACGGCATGGGACCGCAAGAAGCAGTTGACGCGCCGCGTATTCATCACCAATGGTTGCCGGACGAGGTGTATTACGAAACTCGTGGAATTTCACCGGATACATTGAAAATCCTGCGCGACAATGGCTACAAAATGACAGAACAAACGCCTTGGGGCGCTGCTGAACTAATCATGATCGGCTTGCCGGGCGCTGCTGGTGTGTCGGCCGCAAGTTCGGGTAATGATGCTGGCGTATCAGGCAAGGTTCTGCCGGGCTACTTTTACGGCGCGAACGACGGTCGTCGTCCTGCTGGCTCCGCCGCTGGGTATTAA
- a CDS encoding polysaccharide deacetylase family protein, translated as MMTSSASPINAASHSMLDIKRQTKKWFASVIVAVVAMTAAGCAIQPVPMSASTAAALKSQPPIRFLLTFDDGPARPKTDNPTLLILNTLAQNPVQPGIKALFFVQTRSAGAGETDFGHDILRREVAEGHLLGFHTATPRHANHRFLSPEKFAQSLDDGIGDILAIQGSPPKLVRPPFWNYDQRTFTVYQQHGMHILLTDLSANDGKIYGFKASLRRRSNMLHLLTDVRQRIASGELPAVDGSIPVVVTFHDINSYTADHMAEYLQILLDCARAVQLPTATKPFYEDKTSVERAALARTVSDGTQGGKVPGFWNFLWRWL; from the coding sequence ATGATGACTTCCAGTGCATCCCCAATCAACGCCGCGTCGCATTCAATGCTTGATATCAAGCGCCAAACCAAAAAATGGTTTGCTAGTGTGATCGTCGCGGTTGTGGCGATGACTGCGGCAGGGTGCGCGATCCAGCCGGTGCCAATGTCAGCGTCCACGGCAGCAGCGCTTAAATCGCAACCGCCGATTCGATTTTTGCTGACATTTGACGATGGACCGGCCAGACCAAAAACCGACAATCCAACACTGTTGATCTTAAACACATTGGCGCAAAATCCCGTGCAGCCCGGTATCAAAGCACTGTTTTTTGTGCAAACCCGTTCCGCTGGCGCTGGCGAAACTGACTTTGGACACGACATTCTGCGACGCGAAGTTGCCGAAGGCCATTTGCTAGGCTTTCATACCGCTACCCCGCGCCATGCCAACCATCGTTTTCTCAGTCCGGAAAAATTCGCGCAATCGCTCGACGACGGCATCGGCGACATTCTGGCCATTCAGGGCAGCCCGCCCAAGCTGGTGCGACCGCCTTTCTGGAACTATGACCAACGTACTTTTACCGTCTATCAACAGCACGGCATGCATATTTTGCTGACCGATTTAAGTGCGAATGACGGCAAAATTTACGGCTTCAAAGCCAGCTTGCGCCGCCGCTCGAATATGTTGCATCTATTGACCGATGTGCGCCAACGGATTGCCAGCGGCGAATTACCGGCGGTCGATGGCAGCATCCCGGTGGTTGTCACGTTTCATGACATCAATAGCTACACCGCCGACCACATGGCGGAATACCTGCAAATCCTGCTCGACTGCGCCCGCGCCGTCCAACTGCCAACGGCGACCAAACCGTTTTACGAGGATAAAACCAGCGTCGAACGCGCTGCGCTCGCCAGAACCGTCAGCGATGGTACGCAAGGCGGAAAGGTGCCAGGATTCTGGAACTTTTTATGGCGTTGGCTATAA
- a CDS encoding DEAD/DEAH box helicase, whose product MPFSSLGLLPSLLHAVSEKGYLAPTAIQTTAIPTILRGHDVLGSAQTGSGKTAAFCLPMLQLLQDGSSTTPRASGTIRPNRPVRALILVPTRELAAQIGESILTTLRSMAEYRATPAASLKIATLFGGVSINPQMMAMRGGADIVVATPGRLLDLLDHNALTIGSVRMLVLDEADRLLDMGFAEEIGRILALLPKQRQNVFLSATFPPEVEALAEKIVQNPTRIAITSEPLAAPAILQRAIAVDPKRRTQLLVHLLKEHKWPRVLAFVATKYAADYVTEKLHRSGIKAAAFHGDFSQGARERVLAEFKAGALQVLVATDVAARGIDIPLLPVVLNYDLPRSADDYTHRIGRTGRAGETGIALNFISADTEAHFRLIENRHNVHCPREQIPGFEPVETVTAAPLIAADSNGGIKGRRKSKKDKLREAAAATISTPEQND is encoded by the coding sequence ATGCCATTTTCCTCATTGGGGCTACTTCCCTCCCTCTTGCATGCTGTCAGCGAAAAAGGTTATCTCGCCCCGACGGCGATTCAAACCACTGCTATTCCGACCATTTTGCGCGGCCATGATGTGCTGGGTTCAGCGCAGACCGGCTCGGGCAAAACCGCCGCGTTTTGTCTGCCGATGCTGCAATTATTGCAAGATGGCAGCAGCACAACACCGCGTGCAAGCGGCACAATCCGTCCTAATCGCCCGGTTCGCGCATTAATTCTGGTGCCGACGCGTGAGCTGGCGGCACAAATTGGTGAGTCTATCCTGACAACATTACGCAGCATGGCTGAGTATCGTGCCACCCCCGCCGCATCGCTAAAAATCGCGACGTTATTTGGCGGCGTATCGATCAATCCACAAATGATGGCAATGCGTGGCGGGGCCGATATCGTTGTTGCAACGCCCGGACGTTTGTTAGACTTGCTGGATCACAACGCGCTCACCATTGGTAGCGTGAGGATGCTGGTGCTGGATGAGGCGGATCGTCTGCTCGATATGGGCTTTGCGGAGGAAATCGGACGGATTTTGGCGCTGCTGCCAAAACAACGTCAGAACGTCTTCTTGTCAGCAACCTTCCCGCCAGAAGTAGAAGCCCTTGCCGAAAAAATCGTGCAGAACCCTACGCGCATCGCCATCACATCCGAGCCGCTGGCCGCACCGGCGATTCTGCAACGGGCGATTGCGGTCGATCCAAAACGTCGTACGCAATTGCTAGTGCATCTGTTAAAAGAACACAAATGGCCGCGCGTGCTGGCATTTGTCGCCACCAAATATGCCGCCGACTACGTTACAGAAAAATTGCATCGATCCGGCATCAAGGCCGCCGCATTCCACGGCGATTTCAGCCAAGGCGCACGCGAACGGGTATTGGCCGAGTTCAAGGCTGGCGCGCTGCAAGTACTGGTCGCCACCGATGTTGCCGCCCGTGGCATCGACATTCCACTGCTTCCAGTGGTGCTGAACTACGATTTACCGCGCTCGGCAGACGATTACACGCATCGCATCGGACGCACCGGGCGAGCAGGTGAAACCGGGATTGCCCTCAATTTCATCAGCGCCGATACCGAAGCGCATTTCCGGCTGATCGAAAATCGCCACAACGTGCATTGCCCACGGGAACAGATTCCCGGCTTTGAACCAGTCGAAACGGTGACAGCGGCACCACTCATCGCAGCGGACTCGAATGGCGGCATTAAAGGCCGACGCAAAAGCAAAAAAGATAAATTGCGCGAGGCGGCCGCAGCAACTATTTCTACACCCGAACAAAACGACTAG
- a CDS encoding DUF4148 domain-containing protein: protein MNIQKLMISAALVAVTTATAGAAMAEARYPVDAPFVSTKTRAEVVAQLTQAGDQGRLNYANSAYPVLQTPVSTKTRAEVKQELAIAEASGELDNIRHNGGN from the coding sequence ATGAACATCCAAAAATTGATGATCTCTGCCGCCCTTGTTGCTGTTACTACTGCTACCGCCGGTGCTGCGATGGCTGAAGCACGTTATCCGGTTGACGCACCATTTGTCTCCACCAAAACCCGCGCCGAAGTTGTCGCGCAATTGACGCAGGCTGGTGATCAGGGACGTTTGAATTATGCCAATTCGGCCTATCCGGTTTTGCAAACACCCGTGTCTACCAAAACCCGTGCTGAAGTAAAACAAGAACTGGCGATTGCGGAAGCCAGTGGCGAGCTGGACAACATTCGCCACAACGGCGGTAATTAA
- the trxA gene encoding thioredoxin, with translation MSALPDIKADAVPAFTNSTSGISLIDFWAPWCGPCKVQTPTLDALSAEFEGQVRMAKVNVDDAAELAQAHGIRGIPTLVLFEDGKPIAQKVGLQSKSSLQDWLSAAVLQHQQRQ, from the coding sequence ATGTCCGCCTTACCAGATATCAAAGCTGACGCTGTGCCTGCATTTACTAACAGCACATCCGGTATTTCGTTGATCGATTTTTGGGCACCGTGGTGCGGCCCTTGCAAAGTGCAAACGCCGACTCTGGATGCGCTTTCGGCTGAATTTGAAGGTCAGGTAAGAATGGCAAAGGTCAATGTCGATGACGCTGCCGAGCTGGCGCAAGCCCATGGAATCCGAGGGATACCGACGCTGGTGTTGTTTGAAGACGGAAAACCTATCGCGCAAAAAGTCGGCTTGCAAAGCAAGTCGTCATTGCAGGATTGGTTAAGCGCCGCCGTGCTGCAACACCAACAACGTCAATAA
- a CDS encoding 6-phosphofructokinase produces the protein MAKKNAFYAQSGGVTAVINASACGLIETARKHKDIIGKVYAGRNGIIGALTEDLIDTSKESIADIAALRYTPAGAFGSCRYKLKSLEANKREYERLIAVFKAHNIGYFFYNGGGDSADTCFKVSQLSETLGYPVQAIHVPKTIDNDLPITDCCPGFGSVAKYVAVSTLEASLDVKSMAKTSTKIFVLEVMGRHAGWIAAAGGLLIDHNIPVVILFPEVEFDQKKFLARVDANVKKFGYCTIVVSEGCHYPDGRFLAEQGTKDAFGHAQLGGAAPVVANLIKDALGYKFHWAVADYLQRSARHIASKTDVKQAYQLGQAAVQLAVKGRNAVMPTIQRLSDVPYKYRIGVADLKDVANVEKFMPKDFISRDGFGITEKCKRYLLPLIQGEDYPKYADGLPLYVTLKNVAVPKKLATFKV, from the coding sequence ATGGCTAAAAAGAACGCTTTCTACGCGCAATCCGGTGGCGTCACCGCCGTCATCAACGCCTCCGCCTGCGGCCTAATCGAAACCGCCCGCAAGCACAAAGACATCATCGGCAAAGTCTACGCCGGTCGCAACGGCATTATCGGCGCACTCACCGAAGACCTGATCGATACCAGCAAAGAATCCATCGCCGACATCGCGGCATTACGCTACACCCCAGCCGGTGCATTTGGTTCTTGCCGCTACAAACTAAAAAGTCTCGAAGCCAATAAACGCGAATACGAGCGTCTGATCGCCGTCTTCAAAGCCCATAACATCGGTTATTTCTTCTACAACGGTGGCGGCGATTCAGCCGATACCTGCTTCAAAGTCTCGCAATTATCAGAAACCCTGGGCTATCCGGTACAGGCGATCCACGTCCCCAAAACTATCGACAACGATCTTCCCATCACTGATTGCTGTCCCGGCTTTGGCTCCGTCGCCAAATACGTCGCCGTATCCACCCTCGAAGCATCGCTAGACGTGAAATCGATGGCGAAGACTTCGACCAAGATTTTTGTGCTTGAAGTCATGGGCCGTCACGCTGGATGGATCGCGGCGGCCGGTGGATTGTTGATTGACCACAATATCCCTGTAGTCATTTTATTTCCCGAAGTCGAATTCGATCAGAAAAAATTTCTCGCCAGAGTCGATGCAAACGTCAAGAAATTTGGCTATTGCACCATCGTTGTCTCCGAAGGTTGCCACTATCCCGATGGCAGATTTTTAGCCGAACAAGGGACCAAAGATGCGTTCGGCCATGCCCAGTTGGGTGGCGCTGCCCCGGTGGTTGCTAATCTGATTAAAGATGCCCTAGGGTATAAGTTTCACTGGGCGGTAGCAGATTATTTGCAGCGTTCAGCGCGCCATATTGCCTCTAAAACTGACGTAAAGCAGGCCTATCAATTAGGTCAGGCCGCTGTGCAATTAGCCGTCAAAGGCCGCAACGCTGTTATGCCGACTATCCAGCGTTTATCGGATGTGCCGTACAAATACCGGATAGGCGTGGCGGATTTGAAGGATGTGGCGAATGTCGAGAAATTTATGCCCAAGGACTTCATCAGCAGAGATGGCTTTGGCATTACGGAGAAATGTAAGCGTTATCTGTTGCCACTGATTCAGGGCGAGGATTATCCGAAATATGCAGATGGCTTGCCGTTATATGTAACGCTGAAAAACGTGGCCGTACCGAAAAAACTGGCGACTTTTAAAGTGTAG
- a CDS encoding VOC family protein, translated as MQLNPYLGFNGQCREAFTFYGQCLGGKVVAMMTYAETPMADKMPAEMQDKIAHARLMVGDKILMGSDSPPSQFEAAKGFHVTPAEADRIFAALAKNATIQMPIEETFWAKRFGMLIDQYGTPWMINCEKVGS; from the coding sequence ATGCAATTAAATCCCTACCTCGGTTTCAACGGTCAGTGTCGCGAAGCATTTACGTTTTATGGGCAATGTCTGGGTGGCAAAGTCGTTGCCATGATGACCTATGCAGAGACCCCGATGGCCGACAAAATGCCAGCGGAAATGCAAGACAAAATCGCCCATGCCCGTCTGATGGTCGGCGATAAAATATTGATGGGTTCGGACAGTCCACCCAGCCAGTTTGAGGCCGCAAAAGGTTTCCACGTCACGCCCGCAGAAGCTGACCGTATTTTTGCTGCATTAGCAAAAAATGCCACGATTCAGATGCCGATAGAAGAAACTTTCTGGGCCAAACGTTTTGGCATGCTGATCGATCAGTACGGCACGCCATGGATGATTAACTGTGAGAAAGTCGGCAGCTAG